The proteins below are encoded in one region of Patescibacteria group bacterium:
- the murE gene encoding UDP-N-acetylmuramyl-tripeptide synthetase, producing the protein MALFAAGWYGWPSEKLIVIGVTGTKGKSTTANIIAQLLESAGQVVGLTSTATMKVGPTEWLSQTGMTMPGRFALQRMLRDMHRAGCTYAVIETSSEGIAQYRHSGIHYDCVLLTNLFPEHLESHGSYEAYRAAKGKLFQHLHRSRPKKINGRTISQHTVLNADDKEFSFYRELAAGTFWSFGVGNGQELTDEHRLSYRTMSLDAKGATILLGGQMAQSPFLFGFNVENVAAAALVCLAFGFSWPSIVTGIAALKPVPGRQEFIQCGQPFLVMIDYTHEPTSMRALYRHLAVLSHKRVLQIIGPTGGGRDRWRRPVMGEVAAAHADVVISTTDDPYDDDPAVLADELLAGAVKVQQQGRSVVLEKIVDRRAAIARAFALAAPGDLVLISGRGAEQTMAVANGVRLQWDDRVVASEELGKLGYRA; encoded by the coding sequence ATGGCCTTGTTTGCAGCAGGGTGGTATGGGTGGCCCTCTGAAAAACTCATTGTCATTGGGGTTACCGGCACCAAAGGGAAATCAACCACGGCAAACATAATTGCTCAGTTATTAGAATCAGCTGGCCAGGTTGTCGGCCTGACGTCGACTGCCACAATGAAGGTTGGTCCAACAGAGTGGTTGTCGCAAACGGGCATGACCATGCCTGGCCGATTTGCTCTGCAGCGTATGTTGCGTGATATGCACCGGGCTGGTTGCACGTATGCAGTCATAGAAACTTCATCTGAAGGTATCGCTCAGTATCGTCATAGCGGCATACATTACGACTGTGTGCTACTGACGAACTTGTTTCCAGAGCATCTAGAATCGCACGGTTCTTATGAAGCGTATCGAGCAGCGAAAGGGAAATTGTTTCAACATCTACACCGCAGTCGTCCGAAGAAGATTAATGGCAGAACAATTTCGCAGCATACGGTTCTCAATGCCGACGATAAAGAATTTTCATTCTATCGGGAGCTTGCTGCAGGTACCTTCTGGTCTTTTGGGGTAGGGAATGGGCAAGAGCTAACAGACGAGCATCGGTTGTCGTATCGGACAATGTCGCTCGACGCAAAAGGCGCAACCATTTTACTCGGTGGCCAGATGGCGCAGTCGCCATTTCTTTTTGGTTTCAATGTAGAAAACGTTGCAGCGGCAGCGCTTGTCTGTCTGGCATTCGGTTTTAGCTGGCCAAGTATTGTCACAGGCATTGCGGCTTTAAAACCAGTTCCCGGCAGGCAAGAGTTTATTCAGTGTGGTCAGCCCTTTCTGGTTATGATTGACTACACACACGAGCCAACGTCTATGCGAGCACTCTATCGACATCTTGCCGTTCTGTCTCATAAGCGGGTACTGCAAATAATCGGGCCGACTGGTGGTGGTCGGGATCGTTGGCGGCGTCCTGTTATGGGCGAAGTTGCTGCTGCGCACGCAGATGTCGTGATTAGCACAACTGATGACCCCTATGACGACGACCCGGCCGTGCTCGCTGACGAATTATTGGCTGGTGCAGTGAAAGTGCAGCAACAAGGCCGCAGCGTGGTGCTTGAGAAAATAGTAGATCGTCGCGCCGCTATTGCCCGGGCCTTTGCGTTAGCTGCGCCAGGGGACCTCGTGCTCATATCTGGTCGTGGTGCCGAACAAACTATGGCAGTGGCGAATGGTGTCCGATTACAATGGGACGATCGCGTGGTGGCTAGTGAGGAACTGGGCAAGCTTGGTTATCGGGCATAA
- a CDS encoding Xaa-Pro peptidase family protein codes for MRQVTDSACALRLRALRRTMVKAKLDGILITDELSRYYLTNFSGTAGTVLVTRDEAVLYTDFRYTERAREEVPECILVEEITGSLAKIVRGELSGRSHRLGIEDFSLTVEAHRQLVRAFLGVTLVGIGDAVQQLRKYKDDYELEKLQRAIAATDAVYKKTVLWLRTLKKKRKLPTELGVAHYVQTLAHDIPGGGLAFPTIVAAGKHAARPHHEPTAARLQLGQEVIIDLGVKLVGYHADMSRTVYLGEPTTAQRHRYETCLKAQTAALTYLRRGGRLAAKADAIARVIIDEVYPGAFGHSLGHGVGLEVHEAPTLSTGSRDILKNGMVFSVEPGIYETNKGGVRIEDLATVTSSGVTVLSRSPKTIKASIL; via the coding sequence ATGAGGCAGGTCACAGATAGTGCCTGCGCGCTGCGTCTACGCGCCTTGCGGCGCACAATGGTCAAGGCCAAGCTTGATGGCATTTTGATTACTGACGAGTTAAGCCGTTACTACCTCACAAATTTTTCTGGCACAGCCGGGACCGTACTCGTGACCCGCGATGAGGCTGTTTTGTATACTGACTTTCGTTATACGGAGCGCGCCCGAGAAGAAGTACCGGAGTGCATACTTGTTGAAGAGATTACTGGTTCGCTCGCAAAAATTGTTCGAGGAGAATTATCTGGCCGTTCCCATAGACTCGGTATTGAAGACTTCTCGCTGACGGTAGAAGCGCATCGTCAGTTGGTGCGTGCGTTTCTGGGTGTGACTCTTGTAGGTATTGGTGACGCTGTGCAACAACTTCGTAAATACAAAGACGACTATGAATTGGAAAAGTTGCAGCGAGCCATTGCGGCAACTGATGCGGTTTATAAAAAAACGGTTTTATGGCTTCGGACGTTAAAAAAGAAACGGAAGCTTCCCACCGAACTTGGCGTTGCTCATTATGTTCAGACCTTGGCACACGACATTCCCGGTGGTGGACTAGCCTTTCCGACAATTGTCGCAGCCGGAAAGCATGCAGCGCGGCCGCATCATGAGCCAACAGCAGCACGTTTGCAGCTTGGTCAGGAGGTGATTATTGATCTCGGCGTAAAGCTGGTAGGGTACCATGCCGATATGTCTCGGACTGTGTATCTCGGGGAACCAACTACGGCGCAGCGTCACCGCTACGAAACATGCCTCAAGGCGCAAACAGCGGCGCTTACCTACCTTCGGCGTGGTGGGCGTCTGGCCGCGAAGGCAGACGCAATTGCTCGGGTTATTATTGATGAAGTCTATCCCGGGGCTTTTGGTCATTCACTTGGACATGGCGTTGGATTAGAAGTTCATGAAGCGCCAACACTGAGTACTGGTAGTCGTGACATATTAAAAAACGGTATGGTTTTTTCTGTTGAGCCGGGTATATATGAAACTAATAAAGGCGGCGTGCGGATTGAAGACTTAGCCACGGTGACAAGTAGTGGCGTGACCGTATTGAGCCGCTCCCCGAAGACAATAAAAGCGAGTATCTTGTAG
- a CDS encoding VOC family protein, with amino-acid sequence MNLDSAVFYTEDIEKATRFYRDVLDFTIEQQQADKYVSFIFPNNARLGIKKKIETREIPGAQTVFISLEQGIEELYDSLKQKKIIIHKELVLEDWGKNFSILDLDENKVQFVQKQTK; translated from the coding sequence ATGAATTTAGACAGCGCCGTGTTTTACACTGAGGATATTGAGAAAGCCACTCGATTTTATCGAGACGTTTTGGATTTTACTATTGAACAGCAACAGGCGGACAAGTACGTTTCTTTTATTTTTCCCAATAACGCACGTTTAGGTATTAAGAAAAAAATAGAAACAAGAGAAATTCCGGGAGCGCAAACAGTATTTATTTCTTTAGAACAAGGTATTGAAGAGTTGTATGACAGTTTGAAGCAGAAAAAAATAATCATACACAAAGAACTTGTGCTTGAAGATTGGGGTAAGAACTTCAGCATTTTAGACCTCGACGAGAATAAAGTTCAGTTTGTTCAAAAGCAGACAAAGTAA
- a CDS encoding PH domain-containing protein produces MPLFKRKRVPTSRVYPLQFRKIWKKLLTLEMGVGKEAHRMWRSIFGTLFIVAAIFALIIAATPQSVAPNYLLLLSPFAAVFFCMLFLIIIYQWLYIWTYFYDLDEHFLRVRKGVLIRREVSVPYNRIHDIYFDQDPLDHILNLYDLYVATASEISHTETHIDGLSRQNGEAVRNLLLEKVEKSRGGAPDRPNSGLDS; encoded by the coding sequence ATGCCTCTTTTTAAAAGGAAACGAGTACCAACCAGCCGTGTTTATCCGCTCCAATTTCGAAAGATTTGGAAGAAACTATTGACGCTTGAGATGGGTGTAGGGAAGGAAGCACATCGTATGTGGCGTTCAATCTTCGGTACCTTGTTTATCGTTGCTGCTATCTTTGCGCTCATCATAGCTGCAACACCACAGTCGGTAGCACCAAACTACCTTTTGCTACTCTCGCCTTTTGCCGCTGTATTTTTTTGCATGCTGTTTCTTATCATCATCTATCAGTGGCTGTATATTTGGACCTATTTTTATGACCTTGACGAACATTTTCTTCGGGTTCGAAAAGGTGTCCTCATCCGTCGCGAAGTGAGCGTTCCGTATAACCGCATTCATGACATATACTTTGACCAAGACCCATTGGATCACATTTTAAATCTGTACGATTTATACGTCGCAACGGCATCGGAAATTTCTCACACTGAAACGCATATTGATGGACTAAGCCGGCAGAATGGGGAAGCGGTACGGAACCTACTTCTGGAGAAAGTGGAAAAGTCTCGTGGCGGAGCTCCAGACAGGCCAAATTCTGGACTTGACAGCTGA
- a CDS encoding peptidoglycan bridge formation glycyltransferase FemA/FemB family protein, producing MDTRKIDDAGVWDYWMKHARCSQLTQSWGWGVFQQTLGHQVTRLQIVEGDTVLAGLQLVSQPLPLGKQYLYAPRGPHMLADDESTAESIMHHCVRGISLAAKEQQAVFSRLEAHGQPWVDVSLSATANLVPTKSVQPADELHVLTTTDEDGLLAAMQEKTRYNIHLAERRGVHGRLIEDLSYAHRVFPFFVKLLQQTAKRQGIRPHDTLYYRRMIDILLPRGEVKLYVAEYDNQIIVANILGLFGDTVTYLHGASSYEHRSLMAPYLLHWEGIRHAKRSGYARYNFGGVSPEGAEAHAWANLTRFKEGFATIGKTGERVHYPQAVDLVHQRFWYRMYATSRDIRRRLRRK from the coding sequence ATGGATACACGAAAGATAGATGATGCCGGCGTTTGGGACTACTGGATGAAGCACGCACGTTGTAGCCAACTCACGCAGTCGTGGGGGTGGGGCGTTTTTCAACAGACCCTCGGGCATCAGGTAACACGATTGCAGATTGTTGAGGGCGACACTGTGTTGGCGGGCCTGCAGCTTGTATCGCAGCCGCTGCCACTTGGAAAGCAATATCTCTACGCGCCGCGTGGTCCGCACATGTTGGCTGACGACGAGAGCACGGCGGAAAGTATTATGCACCACTGCGTTCGAGGCATTAGTTTGGCGGCTAAAGAGCAGCAGGCAGTTTTTTCTCGGCTGGAGGCACATGGACAACCGTGGGTGGACGTCTCGTTGTCCGCAACAGCAAATCTTGTGCCTACGAAATCAGTTCAGCCCGCCGATGAACTTCATGTGCTAACAACGACAGACGAAGATGGCTTACTGGCTGCAATGCAAGAGAAGACACGATACAATATTCACCTTGCCGAGCGGCGCGGTGTTCATGGGCGACTCATTGAAGACTTGAGTTACGCACATCGTGTTTTCCCATTCTTTGTGAAGCTTTTGCAGCAGACAGCTAAGCGGCAGGGAATTCGCCCGCATGACACACTGTACTATCGTCGCATGATTGACATACTTTTGCCGCGTGGAGAAGTAAAATTGTATGTGGCGGAGTATGACAACCAGATTATCGTAGCGAATATTCTGGGACTGTTTGGTGACACGGTTACCTATCTCCACGGTGCTTCTAGTTACGAACACCGGTCACTCATGGCACCGTACTTACTGCACTGGGAGGGTATTCGTCATGCGAAGCGTTCAGGGTATGCTCGCTACAATTTTGGTGGGGTTAGCCCGGAAGGCGCTGAAGCGCACGCGTGGGCGAACCTAACTCGTTTCAAGGAAGGATTCGCAACGATTGGGAAAACCGGTGAACGAGTTCATTATCCGCAAGCCGTTGATTTGGTCCACCAACGTTTTTGGTATAGGATGTACGCCACGTCACGAGATATTCGTCGGCGGCTCAGAAGGAAGTAG
- the ileS gene encoding isoleucine--tRNA ligase yields the protein MQDKQKNSKPQPVNPLAAFEEETLAFWQQEDLFARSVRERPEDKPFVFYDGPPYATGVPHIGTLLAQTQKDVVPRYKTMRGYRVTRRFGWDCHGLPIEVMVEKSLGLNSRKDIEAIGIEQFNTACRETVLKYVDVWRSVVTRIGRWVDFDNDYKTMDLDFMESGIWVFKQLYDKGLVYEAYRSSLYCTRCETPLSKMESGGENYHDAVDPSVYVGFKVHGEIDTYLLAWTTTPWTLSANTALAVNAKTTYVKARLKTEKAPWAGRVVILAKDRLSVLADEPYEVLAEVAGDALVGMRYAPVQQFIAPDNTDKAYRVLHQDFVSLDDGTGIVHIAPAFGENDFLAHQNDDVPLILTIGDDGRYLPEVKPYAGRHVKEADSDIVVDLTNAGAVFKSDSITHSYPFCWRCKEPLIYKVQDSVFVAVEKLKEAMAETNSQIRWVPEYIKDGRFGKGIAAAPDWNVSRKRYWGIPLPLWKCGACAEQTVLGSLDEIEAHSGVRPTDLHRPGIDAVAWKCSCGGAMKRVPDVLDVWFDSGTMPYGQAHYPFENKEQFEASFPAQFIAEGLDQTRGWFYTLHVLAAALFQKPAFTNVIVNGLVMAGDGTKMSKSKGNMPDSNTILATYGADALRLYLLDSPVTRAEPINFSEQELGEVMRKALLPIWNVYSFFALYASIGQPIAVVEKPTHVLDRWILARLEQLKQEVTDGMEAYELWRAVKPLQPFITDLSTWYVRRSRDRFKGSDEKDKQDALSTLFTVLSETSKIMAPFTPFIAEALHQRLKSWDTQSFDSVHLAPWPEAVPSRVDPALITDTEVARQIIELGHALRAKEKIKVRQPLAAMSVTGVTVPEVLRDVILEELNIKAVVDNFAASAQSVSLSDDQGVTITFDTHLTPELEREGLRREFVRQVNALRKQLGLTINDGISLTYKTESASLSVMLHEEVSAILRDTLATSIAPGEGEHPLKVNTESIAVSCEVHEAGHR from the coding sequence ATGCAAGACAAGCAAAAAAATTCAAAACCACAGCCAGTGAATCCACTTGCTGCTTTCGAAGAGGAGACACTTGCCTTTTGGCAGCAAGAAGACCTTTTTGCCCGGTCGGTTCGTGAGCGGCCAGAAGACAAACCCTTCGTTTTTTACGACGGCCCACCATATGCAACTGGTGTGCCGCATATTGGCACGCTCTTAGCGCAAACGCAGAAAGATGTAGTGCCGCGCTACAAAACAATGCGTGGGTATCGCGTGACTCGGCGGTTCGGTTGGGATTGTCATGGTCTGCCAATTGAAGTGATGGTTGAGAAGTCGTTAGGATTAAACAGTCGAAAAGATATTGAAGCCATCGGTATTGAGCAGTTTAACACTGCGTGCCGCGAGACAGTTTTAAAGTACGTTGACGTTTGGCGGAGCGTCGTTACACGGATTGGTCGCTGGGTTGATTTTGATAATGACTACAAAACGATGGATCTCGACTTTATGGAGTCGGGTATTTGGGTGTTTAAACAGCTATATGACAAGGGGCTTGTTTACGAGGCCTACAGAAGTTCACTGTATTGTACGCGTTGCGAGACGCCACTCTCTAAAATGGAAAGCGGCGGGGAAAATTATCACGATGCGGTTGACCCGTCGGTCTATGTGGGATTTAAGGTGCACGGTGAAATTGATACGTACTTACTGGCTTGGACAACAACGCCGTGGACCCTTTCAGCAAATACTGCTTTGGCCGTGAACGCAAAAACCACGTATGTGAAGGCACGTTTGAAGACAGAAAAAGCACCATGGGCTGGCCGAGTGGTAATCCTTGCTAAGGATAGACTATCAGTGCTTGCGGATGAGCCGTATGAGGTGCTGGCCGAGGTGGCGGGAGATGCGTTAGTCGGTATGCGTTATGCGCCTGTTCAGCAATTTATTGCTCCCGACAATACTGACAAGGCATACCGAGTACTGCATCAAGATTTTGTGTCGCTCGACGACGGCACTGGTATCGTTCACATCGCACCGGCCTTTGGCGAGAATGATTTCTTGGCGCATCAAAACGACGACGTGCCACTTATTCTGACGATTGGGGATGATGGCCGGTATCTCCCAGAGGTGAAGCCATATGCCGGTCGGCACGTTAAGGAGGCAGATTCAGATATTGTGGTTGATCTCACGAATGCCGGCGCTGTCTTTAAGTCGGACAGTATTACGCACAGTTACCCTTTTTGCTGGCGGTGCAAAGAGCCGCTCATTTATAAGGTGCAAGATTCTGTGTTTGTTGCGGTTGAAAAATTAAAGGAAGCAATGGCTGAAACAAACAGCCAGATTCGTTGGGTACCCGAATACATTAAAGACGGCCGTTTCGGCAAAGGTATCGCTGCGGCACCAGACTGGAATGTTTCACGCAAACGATATTGGGGAATTCCTTTGCCGTTATGGAAGTGCGGGGCGTGCGCAGAGCAAACGGTGCTTGGTAGTCTTGATGAGATTGAAGCGCATTCAGGCGTACGTCCGACGGATCTCCATAGACCAGGCATAGATGCCGTAGCGTGGAAGTGTTCGTGTGGTGGCGCTATGAAGCGCGTTCCAGACGTACTCGACGTGTGGTTTGATTCGGGCACGATGCCGTATGGTCAGGCACATTATCCGTTTGAAAACAAAGAACAATTTGAAGCGTCATTTCCTGCGCAGTTCATCGCTGAAGGGTTAGACCAAACCCGCGGCTGGTTTTATACATTGCATGTTCTCGCCGCAGCGCTGTTTCAGAAACCAGCTTTCACAAACGTCATTGTGAATGGGCTCGTTATGGCTGGGGATGGCACGAAGATGTCGAAATCGAAGGGCAACATGCCTGATTCAAATACCATTCTTGCGACCTACGGAGCTGATGCGCTGCGACTATACCTTTTAGATTCTCCAGTGACGCGCGCCGAACCGATTAATTTTTCCGAGCAAGAGCTCGGGGAGGTTATGCGGAAGGCGCTACTTCCGATATGGAACGTGTATTCTTTTTTTGCCCTGTACGCTTCCATTGGTCAACCGATTGCTGTAGTTGAAAAACCGACGCATGTGTTAGACCGTTGGATTTTGGCGCGACTGGAACAATTGAAGCAGGAGGTGACTGATGGAATGGAGGCGTATGAGTTGTGGCGGGCGGTAAAGCCCTTGCAGCCTTTTATTACCGATCTTTCTACCTGGTATGTGCGGCGATCGCGCGACCGCTTTAAAGGAAGTGACGAAAAGGACAAGCAAGACGCTTTGTCGACTTTGTTCACGGTGTTGTCTGAGACCAGTAAGATAATGGCACCGTTCACTCCGTTTATTGCTGAGGCATTGCATCAGCGACTGAAGTCTTGGGACACGCAGTCTTTTGATTCTGTGCACTTGGCACCGTGGCCAGAAGCAGTGCCAAGTCGAGTCGACCCAGCGCTCATTACGGATACTGAAGTTGCGCGGCAGATAATCGAACTTGGTCATGCGCTCAGAGCGAAAGAGAAAATTAAGGTTCGCCAGCCGCTGGCGGCTATGTCTGTCACGGGCGTAACGGTTCCGGAAGTTTTGCGAGACGTCATTTTGGAAGAGTTGAACATAAAAGCTGTCGTAGACAATTTTGCGGCATCTGCACAGTCTGTATCTCTGTCTGACGACCAGGGCGTTACCATTACGTTTGATACGCATCTTACTCCTGAGCTTGAGCGTGAAGGACTACGTCGAGAATTCGTGCGGCAGGTAAACGCACTCCGCAAACAGCTCGGGCTTACAATCAACGACGGTATCTCTCTGACGTACAAAACAGAAAGTGCTTCGCTTAGTGTCATGCTTCATGAAGAAGTCTCGGCTATTCTGCGAGATACCCTGGCTACCAGTATTGCGCCAGGCGAAGGGGAGCACCCGCTTAAGGTTAATACCGAATCAATTGCAGTGTCGTGCGAAGTACATGAGGCAGGTCACAGATAG
- the ruvA gene encoding Holliday junction branch migration protein RuvA, with amino-acid sequence MIAYVEGTIISKTGTTLVVVVQGIGYRIFATQATILTVAVNDTIALYTHQYVREDALELYGFERSEEQAMFVTLIGVTGVGPKSALGILSTTVPEQLRNAVVTGDIAVLTKVSGIGRKTAERLLLELKDTFAAEERAVPTAAGFAIGDGEVLEALERLGYRLADARAALEAVPKTLTDSVERLKAALKQLGASRS; translated from the coding sequence ATGATTGCGTACGTCGAAGGAACAATTATTAGTAAGACTGGCACGACACTCGTCGTTGTTGTGCAGGGTATTGGGTATAGAATATTCGCTACGCAAGCCACTATTTTGACTGTGGCAGTTAATGACACAATCGCGCTTTATACACATCAGTATGTTCGAGAAGATGCGCTAGAGCTGTATGGGTTTGAACGGTCGGAAGAGCAGGCCATGTTTGTAACCCTCATTGGGGTAACGGGCGTCGGTCCAAAGAGTGCCCTCGGTATATTGTCGACCACCGTGCCAGAACAGTTGCGGAATGCGGTGGTGACCGGTGACATCGCAGTGTTAACGAAAGTTTCGGGCATTGGTCGTAAAACCGCTGAACGATTACTGCTTGAATTGAAAGATACGTTTGCTGCTGAAGAGCGGGCAGTACCAACCGCAGCAGGTTTTGCCATTGGTGACGGTGAAGTACTAGAAGCACTGGAGCGTCTCGGTTACCGCCTAGCCGATGCGCGTGCCGCACTCGAGGCCGTTCCGAAGACTTTGACCGATTCTGTTGAGCGATTGAAGGCAGCGTTAAAGCAGTTAGGAGCAAGTCGGTCGTAA